One window of the Atribacterota bacterium genome contains the following:
- a CDS encoding response regulator transcription factor: protein MPLIYVIDDEQDIVDLIALHLERSNFWVDGFLDATTFYHQLNKKIPDLIILDLMLSDQSGFEVCKYLKKEDRYSNIPIIILSALMGETEKILGLELGADDYITKPFSPGEMVARVKAVLRRQTNKSRENRIIMDDDFIIETEKHRVFINKKEVPLTATEFKILSLLANKQGWVFTRGQILDYLWGEEKAVLERTIDVHIKNLREKLGFKRCLIKNIRGIGYKLEQ, encoded by the coding sequence ATGCCACTTATTTATGTTATTGATGATGAGCAGGATATTGTTGATCTTATTGCTTTGCATCTAGAGAGATCTAATTTTTGGGTAGACGGATTTTTAGATGCAACAACTTTTTATCATCAGTTGAATAAAAAAATACCTGATTTAATTATCTTGGATCTTATGCTTTCGGATCAGAGCGGGTTTGAGGTATGTAAATATCTAAAAAAAGAAGATAGATATAGCAATATACCCATTATTATTCTTTCCGCTCTTATGGGGGAAACTGAAAAAATTCTTGGTTTAGAACTAGGAGCTGATGATTATATCACCAAACCATTTTCTCCAGGTGAGATGGTAGCTAGAGTAAAAGCAGTACTAAGACGACAAACCAATAAATCAAGAGAGAATAGAATTATAATGGATGATGATTTTATTATTGAAACAGAAAAGCACAGAGTATTTATCAATAAAAAGGAAGTGCCTCTCACTGCCACTGAATTCAAGATTTTAAGTTTACTGGCTAATAAACAGGGGTGGGTATTTACCCGGGGACAGATACTGGATTATCTCTGGGGTGAAGAAAAGGCTGTTCTGGAGCGCACTATTGACGTTCATATTAAAAATTTACGAGAAAAATTAGGCTTTAAGAGATGTTTGATTAAAAATATAAGGGGAATCGGTTATAAATTAGAACAATGA